The Planktothrix sp. FACHB-1365 genome has a segment encoding these proteins:
- a CDS encoding type II toxin-antitoxin system mRNA interferase toxin, RelE/StbE family — translation MLVLTPKFKRAFRKFVKRNTELQQRIEETLEQMEVDVFAPALGTHKLSGQLDGLQSCSCGYDCRIVFSIEQHTETNSEIIVLLDIGTHDEVY, via the coding sequence ATGCTGGTTCTAACCCCAAAATTCAAACGGGCATTCCGCAAATTTGTAAAGCGAAACACTGAACTCCAGCAACGCATTGAAGAAACCCTTGAACAAATGGAAGTAGATGTATTTGCCCCAGCTTTGGGCACACACAAACTGAGTGGTCAACTCGACGGTCTTCAGTCCTGTTCTTGTGGCTATGATTGTCGTATTGTATTCTCGATTGAACAGCATACAGAAACCAATAGTGAAATCATTGTTCTGCTCGACATCGGGACACATGATGAAGTTTACTAA
- a CDS encoding alpha-amylase family glycosyl hydrolase, whose amino-acid sequence MTTPLEFSAPTNLSDVNLKPRGNVHPSPNDWRDQILYFMLPDRFSDGEESKRPLFDRHHPEDWKTLDKAAWMKAGTKFSGGTLKGIESKLDYLKELGVTTLWIGPIWKQRCDLQTYHGYGIQNFLEIDPRFGTRQDLRDLVDAAHERGMYVLLDIIYNHTGNNWFYQDENGQPIDTLSYRYSPAHPVAGWRSQTGDCIDKPQSIEDGVWPQEFQNWEWYTRAGKIEHWDAEPWENPMHPDVEFRRGDFFELKDLDLSNNEVLSAVIKVYQYWIALSDCDGFRIDTVKHLPWEASRSFCGAIREYTESIGKENFLLLGEVTGGATTAKTYLDIFGLNLDAILDIGEPPKKLMGLLKRFTNPQDFFNQYGGVDELGSHRLAGQYHVSILDDHDMVGRDGKYRVSANNNIPACYEQTAHTVGVQLTTLGIPCIYYGTEQAFDGNQNRHDFSLEPGTEFMDRYIREVMFGGLFGAFETSSCHFFDPNHPTYLRIAAIARLRDQKSPVGLALRRGRQYLREISVNSSSFFWPTSGQVVGWSRILFTQEVVMALNTNGVESQSAYIEVDPNLHPAGSQITVLYNSAWNDDQLRHPPTSETLTVELYQNRTAIRVNLPPAGMVILA is encoded by the coding sequence ATGACAACACCACTAGAATTTTCAGCCCCAACAAACTTATCAGACGTTAATTTAAAACCTCGTGGTAATGTTCATCCTAGTCCTAACGACTGGCGCGATCAAATCTTGTATTTTATGTTACCAGATCGCTTCAGTGATGGGGAAGAATCCAAACGTCCCCTGTTTGATCGCCATCATCCCGAAGACTGGAAAACCCTAGATAAAGCCGCTTGGATGAAAGCTGGAACCAAGTTTTCTGGGGGAACATTAAAAGGAATTGAAAGTAAATTAGATTACTTAAAAGAACTCGGTGTAACCACCCTTTGGATCGGCCCAATTTGGAAACAACGGTGTGATTTACAAACCTATCACGGCTATGGAATTCAAAACTTTTTAGAAATAGATCCTCGGTTTGGAACTCGTCAAGATTTAAGAGATTTAGTTGATGCAGCCCATGAACGGGGAATGTATGTTTTACTGGATATTATTTATAATCACACCGGAAATAACTGGTTTTATCAAGACGAAAACGGTCAACCCATAGATACCCTTTCCTATCGCTATTCTCCGGCTCATCCGGTTGCTGGATGGCGTTCTCAAACGGGAGACTGTATTGATAAACCCCAGTCTATTGAAGATGGCGTTTGGCCGCAAGAATTTCAAAATTGGGAGTGGTATACTCGCGCCGGAAAAATCGAACATTGGGACGCAGAGCCTTGGGAAAATCCCATGCACCCAGATGTTGAATTCCGCCGGGGTGACTTTTTTGAGTTAAAAGATCTTGACTTATCAAACAATGAAGTTTTATCAGCAGTTATTAAGGTTTATCAATATTGGATTGCCTTAAGTGATTGTGATGGATTTCGCATTGATACCGTTAAACATTTACCTTGGGAAGCCTCCCGTAGTTTTTGTGGGGCAATTCGGGAATATACTGAATCCATTGGTAAAGAGAACTTCCTGCTCTTAGGAGAAGTAACAGGAGGTGCAACAACAGCAAAAACTTACCTCGATATTTTTGGCTTAAATTTAGATGCCATTTTAGATATTGGTGAACCGCCGAAAAAATTAATGGGATTGCTTAAAAGGTTTACAAATCCTCAAGACTTTTTTAATCAATATGGTGGCGTTGATGAGTTAGGAAGTCATCGACTTGCTGGACAATATCACGTCTCAATTTTGGATGATCATGACATGGTAGGACGGGATGGTAAATATCGGGTTTCTGCTAATAATAATATTCCTGCTTGTTATGAACAAACTGCCCACACCGTCGGCGTTCAATTAACAACATTAGGAATTCCCTGTATTTATTACGGTACAGAACAAGCCTTTGACGGTAATCAAAACCGCCATGATTTCAGCTTGGAACCTGGGACGGAGTTCATGGATCGTTATATTCGGGAGGTGATGTTTGGGGGCTTATTTGGGGCATTTGAAACCAGTTCCTGCCATTTCTTCGATCCCAATCATCCCACCTATTTACGAATTGCTGCGATCGCTCGTCTTCGAGATCAAAAATCCCCTGTAGGTTTAGCCCTGCGACGTGGGCGACAATATTTACGCGAAATTAGCGTTAATAGCAGTTCCTTTTTCTGGCCTACGTCCGGTCAAGTGGTGGGTTGGTCACGGATTTTGTTTACTCAAGAAGTCGTCATGGCTTTAAATACCAATGGTGTAGAAAGTCAAAGTGCTTATATTGAAGTTGATCCAAACCTTCATCCTGCGGGTTCTCAAATCACGGTTCTCTACAATAGTGCTTGGAATGATGATCAATTGCGTCATCCTCCCACCTCCGAAACCCTGACCGTTGAACTGTATCAAAATCGAACAGCCATTCGTGTGAACTTACCTCCGGCTGGAATGGTAATTCTAGCGTAA
- the sufB gene encoding Fe-S cluster assembly protein SufB: MSASVKTLVNQPYKYGFVTDIESDTIPRGLSEDVVRLISAKKNEPEFMLNFRLRAYRQWLKMVEPTWPHVNYPPIDYQSIIYYSAPKVENKKASLEEVDPTLLETFEKLGIPLSEQKRLSNVAVDAVFDSVSIATTFKEKLAEDGVIFCSISEAVKEHPELVEKYLGSVVPVSDNFFAALNSAVFSDGSFVYIPKGVQCPMDLSTYFRINNGDSGQFERTLIIAEEASSVTYLEGCTAPMFDTNQLHAAVVELVALDNAEIKYSTVQNWYAGDEEGKGGIYNFVTKRGLCKGVNSKISWTQVETGSAITWKYPSCVLVGDNSVGEFYSVALTNNKQQADTGTKMIHIGKNTRSTIISKGISAGKSANSYRGLVKMGPKAAGARNYSQCDSMLIGDRAQANTFPYIQVENNSAKVEHEASTSKIGEDQLFYFAQRGISAEDAVSMMISGFCKDVFNKLPMEFAVEADKLLSLKLEGTVG; encoded by the coding sequence ATGAGTGCTTCCGTTAAAACCCTAGTCAACCAGCCGTATAAATACGGTTTCGTCACCGATATTGAGTCGGACACCATCCCCCGTGGACTCAGTGAGGATGTTGTCCGCCTGATTTCGGCTAAAAAAAATGAGCCGGAATTTATGCTCAACTTCCGTCTACGAGCCTATCGACAATGGCTGAAGATGGTAGAACCCACCTGGCCCCACGTCAACTATCCGCCCATTGACTATCAATCCATTATCTACTATTCCGCTCCCAAAGTTGAAAACAAAAAAGCAAGTTTAGAAGAAGTTGACCCGACTTTATTAGAAACCTTTGAGAAATTAGGCATTCCTTTAAGCGAACAGAAGCGTCTTTCTAATGTAGCCGTTGATGCGGTTTTTGATAGCGTTTCTATTGCGACAACTTTTAAAGAAAAATTAGCCGAAGACGGGGTAATTTTCTGTTCCATTTCTGAAGCCGTTAAGGAACATCCTGAACTGGTGGAAAAATATTTAGGAAGTGTGGTTCCCGTGAGCGATAATTTCTTCGCCGCGTTGAATTCTGCCGTTTTTAGTGATGGTTCATTTGTTTATATTCCCAAAGGTGTACAATGTCCGATGGATTTGTCTACCTATTTTCGGATTAATAACGGCGATTCGGGACAGTTTGAACGCACTTTAATTATTGCAGAAGAAGCCAGTTCTGTTACCTATTTAGAAGGCTGTACTGCTCCCATGTTTGATACCAATCAACTGCACGCCGCCGTTGTGGAATTAGTCGCGTTAGATAATGCGGAAATTAAATATTCTACGGTGCAAAATTGGTACGCCGGAGATGAAGAAGGCAAAGGCGGAATTTACAACTTTGTCACCAAACGGGGATTATGCAAAGGAGTGAATTCTAAGATTTCTTGGACACAGGTAGAAACCGGGTCTGCTATTACCTGGAAATATCCCAGTTGTGTCTTAGTTGGAGATAATTCGGTCGGTGAATTTTATTCCGTTGCGCTGACAAATAATAAACAACAGGCGGACACCGGAACCAAAATGATCCATATTGGGAAAAATACCCGCAGCACGATTATTTCTAAAGGAATTTCTGCTGGAAAATCCGCCAATAGTTATCGCGGGTTAGTGAAAATGGGGCCGAAAGCCGCAGGTGCAAGAAATTATTCTCAATGTGATTCTATGTTAATCGGAGATCGAGCTCAGGCGAATACTTTTCCCTATATTCAAGTGGAAAATAATAGCGCTAAAGTTGAACATGAAGCCTCTACTTCTAAAATAGGAGAAGACCAACTTTTCTATTTTGCACAACGGGGTATTTCTGCTGAAGATGCTGTCTCGATGATGATTAGCGGTTTCTGCAAAGATGTGTTCAATAAATTACCGATGGAATTTGCCGTCGAAGCTGATAAATTATTGAGCTTGAAATTAGAAGGAACCGTTGGGTAA
- the sufD gene encoding Fe-S cluster assembly protein SufD, translating to MNNIAITEKSEVSYLNHLLADIQNGLSKQSSTYPLGSEIATHLQNIRDHALTWIKELEIPTQQDEEWRFTNLSPLLEHRFQVADFVTLQPEAIASLIIPEAEHRRIVFVNGIYAPHLSNLEEIPEGVFIGNLAQLPEQLRDRLPNYLSQNPGNQDVFATLNTTGLNDVAVLWVEKNKIIENPIHLLFIALPDNRPVINQPRGLIVAEAGSSSTVIEHYATAEVFGCSDRAKVQPYFTNAVTEIFLEENAEVNHTRLQRGAGTAFHIGKNVVFQCRNSRYTCHAVSLGAKLSRHNLDIYQRGEGTETTLNGLTLIGSEQLADTHSAMMFNHQHGTFNQVHKCIIDHKAHGVFNGKVFVPQTAQFTNANQLSRNLLLSSKGRIDTKPQLEIVADNVKCSHGATVSQLEEDEVFYLRSRGLSEQMSRHLLIDAFAAEILGKLPSETLQQVLSRCVSCRTEFS from the coding sequence ATGAACAATATTGCAATCACAGAAAAATCGGAAGTGTCCTATTTAAACCATCTGTTAGCAGACATTCAAAACGGACTTTCTAAACAGTCTTCGACCTATCCCTTGGGGTCTGAAATTGCCACTCATCTGCAAAATATTCGAGATCATGCCTTAACTTGGATTAAAGAATTAGAAATCCCGACCCAACAAGATGAAGAATGGCGGTTTACTAATTTATCTCCCTTACTAGAACATCGCTTTCAAGTTGCTGATTTTGTCACCTTACAACCCGAAGCGATCGCCTCTTTAATTATACCCGAAGCGGAACACAGACGGATTGTATTTGTCAATGGGATTTATGCTCCCCATCTTTCAAATCTGGAAGAAATTCCCGAAGGTGTTTTTATTGGCAATTTAGCCCAACTTCCTGAACAATTGCGAGATCGTCTTCCCAACTATCTCAGCCAAAATCCAGGAAATCAAGACGTTTTTGCAACACTGAACACCACCGGGTTAAATGATGTCGCTGTTCTTTGGGTTGAGAAGAATAAAATTATTGAAAACCCCATTCATTTATTATTCATTGCCTTACCGGATAACCGTCCGGTGATCAATCAACCCAGAGGATTAATTGTAGCAGAAGCCGGCAGTTCATCCACTGTTATTGAACATTATGCAACCGCCGAAGTATTCGGATGTTCTGACCGAGCAAAAGTGCAACCCTATTTTACGAATGCCGTCACCGAAATTTTCTTAGAAGAAAATGCCGAAGTCAACCATACAAGGCTACAACGGGGAGCAGGCACAGCATTTCATATTGGTAAAAATGTTGTTTTCCAATGTCGAAATAGTCGATATACTTGCCATGCCGTAAGTTTAGGTGCTAAACTATCCCGCCACAATTTAGACATTTATCAACGGGGAGAAGGAACAGAAACCACCCTCAACGGATTAACATTAATTGGTAGTGAACAGTTAGCCGATACCCACAGCGCCATGATGTTTAATCATCAACATGGGACATTTAATCAAGTCCATAAATGTATTATCGATCACAAGGCTCATGGCGTTTTTAATGGTAAAGTCTTTGTACCCCAAACGGCACAATTCACCAATGCTAATCAACTGAGTCGGAATTTATTGCTATCTTCAAAAGGAAGAATAGACACCAAACCTCAGTTAGAAATTGTGGCGGATAATGTTAAATGTTCTCATGGTGCCACCGTGAGTCAATTAGAAGAAGATGAAGTCTTCTATTTGCGAAGTCGAGGGTTAAGTGAACAGATGAGTCGTCACCTGTTAATTGATGCTTTCGCGGCAGAAATTCTAGGCAAATTGCCCTCAGAAACGTTACAACAGGTTTTATCTCGTTGTGTTTCCTGTCGCACCGAGTTTAGTTAA
- a CDS encoding SufS family cysteine desulfurase produces MMLTQEKTLAETVRQDFPILHQDINGQPLVYLDNAATSQKPLAVLNAIQDYYQQYNSNVHRGVHALSAKATDAYEAARVKVAQFINAKSYQEIVYTRNASEAINLVAYSWGLNTLQAGDEIILSVMEHHSNLVPWQMVAQKTGAVIKFVELTETQEFDLEQFKTLISDRTKLVAVVHISNTLGCINPIEEITKIAHEYGAKVLIDGCQSAPHTPLDVQKIDCDWLVASGHKMCAPTGIGFLYGKLEVLEAMPPFFGGGEMIAEVYLDHFTVGELPHKFEAGTPAIGEAIALGAAVDYLMSIGMDKIADYEHELTAYLYERLREIPELKLYGPQPNAKGEGRAALASFSVDGIHANDLSTMLDDGGVAIRSGHHCTQPLHRYLGVNATARASLYFYNTKAEIDVFIVALKDAIAFFKQMMN; encoded by the coding sequence ATAATGCTAACTCAAGAAAAAACACTCGCTGAAACCGTCCGTCAAGATTTCCCGATTTTACACCAAGACATCAACGGTCAACCGTTAGTTTATTTAGATAATGCCGCCACCTCTCAGAAACCCTTAGCGGTCTTAAATGCCATTCAAGATTATTATCAACAATATAATTCTAATGTGCATCGGGGGGTTCATGCCTTAAGTGCAAAAGCAACGGATGCCTATGAAGCCGCACGGGTCAAAGTTGCTCAATTTATTAATGCTAAATCCTATCAAGAAATTGTCTATACCCGCAATGCCAGTGAAGCCATTAATTTAGTTGCCTATTCTTGGGGTTTAAATACTTTACAAGCCGGGGATGAAATTATTCTCAGTGTCATGGAACATCATAGTAATTTAGTTCCTTGGCAAATGGTTGCCCAAAAAACCGGGGCTGTGATCAAATTTGTGGAATTAACGGAAACTCAAGAATTTGATTTAGAACAGTTTAAAACCTTAATCTCAGACCGAACAAAATTAGTGGCTGTTGTGCATATTTCTAATACTTTGGGTTGCATTAATCCCATTGAAGAAATTACTAAAATTGCCCATGAATACGGTGCAAAAGTATTAATTGATGGGTGTCAAAGTGCGCCCCATACCCCCTTAGATGTGCAGAAAATTGATTGTGATTGGTTAGTGGCATCCGGTCATAAAATGTGTGCTCCAACGGGCATAGGCTTTTTATATGGCAAATTAGAAGTATTAGAAGCCATGCCACCCTTTTTTGGCGGTGGAGAAATGATTGCTGAGGTGTATTTAGATCACTTTACTGTCGGGGAATTACCCCATAAATTTGAAGCGGGAACTCCTGCTATTGGAGAAGCGATCGCTTTAGGGGCCGCCGTCGATTATTTAATGTCAATTGGCATGGATAAAATCGCTGATTATGAACATGAATTAACGGCTTATTTGTATGAAAGATTGCGAGAAATTCCTGAATTAAAACTTTATGGCCCCCAGCCTAATGCCAAAGGGGAAGGAAGAGCCGCCTTAGCGTCTTTTAGTGTGGATGGAATTCACGCCAATGATTTATCAACGATGTTAGATGATGGGGGGGTTGCCATTCGTTCAGGACATCATTGTACCCAACCTTTACATCGTTATTTAGGGGTTAATGCTACGGCCAGAGCGAGTTTGTATTTCTACAATACAAAAGCAGAAATTGATGTATTTATTGTAGCCTTAAAAGATGCGATCGCATTTTTTAAACAAATGATGAATTAA
- the sufR gene encoding iron-sulfur cluster biosynthesis transcriptional regulator SufR, protein MATTQQQSTKHDILQLLLKQGQATAQELAETLEISPQAIRRHLKDLELEGLIAYNSVQVGMGRPQHVYELTTQGRERFPNRYDEFAISFLDTLAQTVGHEQVSQILQKQWQRKAIEYRQKVGKGSLKERVEKLVELRKAEGYMAEWYLVEPEQRDTPRERYILTEHNCAISNVAESFPSVCGHELEMFGAILEDCTVERTHWIVNGEHRCGYLIIGGNTEHRTPNREEKTDTISGLLHQSLS, encoded by the coding sequence ATGGCCACCACTCAGCAGCAGTCCACAAAACACGATATTTTGCAACTCCTTCTCAAGCAGGGACAGGCGACGGCCCAGGAGTTAGCGGAAACCCTTGAGATTAGTCCCCAAGCCATTCGTCGTCATCTCAAAGATTTGGAACTGGAGGGGTTAATTGCCTATAATTCGGTTCAGGTGGGGATGGGGCGACCTCAGCACGTTTATGAATTGACGACTCAAGGACGGGAACGCTTTCCGAACCGTTATGATGAGTTTGCGATTTCCTTTCTGGATACTTTAGCGCAAACCGTCGGACATGAACAGGTTAGTCAAATTTTACAGAAACAATGGCAGCGTAAAGCTATCGAATATCGACAAAAAGTTGGCAAGGGTTCCCTCAAAGAACGAGTGGAAAAATTAGTGGAATTGCGAAAAGCCGAAGGGTATATGGCTGAATGGTATTTGGTGGAGCCAGAACAACGGGATACTCCGCGAGAACGTTATATTTTAACCGAACATAATTGTGCTATTTCTAATGTGGCGGAATCATTTCCCAGTGTCTGTGGTCATGAGTTAGAAATGTTTGGGGCAATTTTAGAAGATTGTACCGTAGAAAGAACCCATTGGATTGTGAATGGGGAACATCGGTGTGGGTATTTAATTATAGGAGGGAACACCGAACACCGAACACCGAACAGGGAGGAAAAAACAGACACAATATCTGGTTTGTTACATCAGTCTTTGTCCTAA
- a CDS encoding ribulose bisphosphate carboxylase small subunit, whose product MSYYISPRFLDKLAVHITKNFLQLPGVRVPLILGIHGRKGEGKTFQCELVFEKMGFEPVTISGGELESPDAGDPARLIRLRYREASEQVKVRGQMCALFINDLDAGAGRFDSGTQYTVNTQLVNATLMNIADNPTNVQLPGSYDDTPLHRIPIIVTGNDFSTLYAPLIRDGRMEKFYWEPTREERIGVLRGIFQTDELSQQDISQLVDTFPEQSIDFFSAVRSRIYDEQIRDFIHKQGVERISKRIVNSAEKAPEFHKPNFKLPHLIEMGQLMVGEQKRIQEMRLVEEYNQFRTFNTQFGVSPNPQENRQQSLNPIPHSPYNPIMPPHSINSTGATVMQGDATGSTLVSGGKFVSTNLGIEVLEQIDQIISSGYRIGLEYADKRRFKTGSWNSCGLNGNQSEGDIIQGIETCLTEHPQDYIRLLGIDPIAKRRVVEMIIQKPQ is encoded by the coding sequence ATGTCTTATTATATTTCACCTCGCTTTCTCGATAAACTGGCTGTTCATATCACCAAAAATTTCTTACAATTACCTGGTGTCCGGGTTCCTCTAATATTAGGAATTCACGGACGCAAGGGAGAAGGAAAAACCTTTCAATGTGAATTAGTCTTTGAGAAAATGGGATTTGAACCTGTCACAATATCCGGTGGAGAATTAGAAAGTCCTGATGCGGGAGATCCAGCGCGATTAATTCGGTTAAGATATCGGGAAGCCTCCGAACAAGTGAAAGTTCGGGGACAAATGTGTGCCTTATTTATTAATGATTTAGATGCGGGTGCTGGACGGTTTGATTCGGGAACTCAATATACTGTTAATACCCAATTAGTTAACGCTACATTAATGAATATTGCGGATAATCCCACTAATGTACAATTACCCGGAAGTTATGATGATACCCCCTTACATCGGATTCCCATTATTGTCACCGGAAATGATTTTTCAACGTTATACGCGCCCTTAATTCGAGATGGACGCATGGAAAAATTTTATTGGGAACCGACAAGAGAAGAACGCATTGGTGTGTTACGAGGTATTTTCCAAACCGATGAATTATCCCAACAAGATATTAGTCAATTAGTTGATACTTTTCCTGAACAATCCATTGACTTTTTTAGTGCGGTGCGATCGCGAATTTATGATGAACAAATTCGCGATTTTATTCATAAACAGGGAGTTGAACGTATTTCTAAACGGATTGTTAATAGTGCGGAAAAAGCTCCTGAATTCCATAAACCCAATTTTAAATTACCCCATTTAATCGAAATGGGTCAACTGATGGTAGGAGAACAAAAACGGATTCAAGAAATGCGATTAGTGGAAGAATATAATCAATTTCGCACGTTTAACACTCAATTTGGAGTTTCCCCAAATCCTCAAGAAAATCGTCAACAATCGTTAAACCCCATTCCTCATAGTCCTTATAATCCAATTATGCCTCCCCATAGTATTAATAGTACAGGGGCAACCGTAATGCAAGGAGATGCTACAGGAAGTACATTAGTCAGTGGGGGAAAATTCGTTAGTACAAATTTAGGGATTGAAGTTTTAGAACAAATTGATCAGATTATATCCAGTGGTTATCGAATTGGCTTAGAATACGCCGATAAACGTCGATTTAAAACCGGATCTTGGAATAGCTGCGGGTTAAATGGTAATCAATCAGAAGGGGATATTATTCAAGGAATTGAAACCTGTTTAACGGAACATCCCCAAGATTATATTCGCTTACTGGGAATTGACCCCATTGCTAAACGGCGAGTTGTGGAAATGATTATTCAAAAACCGCAATAA
- the sufC gene encoding Fe-S cluster assembly ATPase SufC — protein MIKENSEIILSVKNLTANIDDKQILKGFNLEIKAGEIHAIMGLNGSGKSTFSKVLSGHPSYEVTGGEITFLGHNLLELEPEDRALAGIFLAFQYPIEIPGVSNLDFLRVAYNAHQKHKGLEELDAFDFDELVREKLDIVKMRDEFLERSVNEGFSGGEKKRNEILQMALLEPKLAVLDETDSGLDIDALRIVANGVNQLANENNALLVITHYQRLLDYIVPDYVHVVSDGRIIKTGTKELALELEEKGYDDVVASAMVGV, from the coding sequence ATGATTAAAGAAAACAGCGAAATTATTCTATCCGTTAAGAATTTAACGGCTAATATTGACGATAAACAAATCCTTAAGGGGTTTAATTTAGAAATTAAAGCCGGAGAAATCCATGCCATTATGGGTTTAAATGGTTCGGGGAAAAGCACTTTTTCTAAGGTTTTAAGCGGACATCCGAGCTACGAAGTCACCGGAGGAGAAATTACCTTTTTAGGTCACAATTTATTAGAATTAGAACCGGAAGACCGCGCCTTAGCTGGAATTTTCTTAGCGTTTCAATATCCGATTGAAATTCCAGGGGTGAGTAACTTAGACTTTCTGAGAGTTGCCTATAATGCTCATCAAAAACATAAAGGATTAGAAGAATTAGATGCCTTTGACTTTGATGAATTAGTGCGGGAAAAATTAGACATCGTTAAAATGCGCGATGAATTTTTAGAACGCAGTGTTAATGAAGGATTTTCTGGGGGAGAGAAAAAACGCAATGAAATTTTGCAAATGGCGTTATTAGAACCCAAATTAGCCGTTTTAGATGAAACAGATTCGGGTTTAGATATTGATGCGTTGCGAATTGTTGCCAATGGAGTTAATCAATTAGCCAACGAAAATAACGCTTTGTTAGTGATTACCCATTATCAACGGTTACTGGATTATATTGTGCCGGATTATGTTCATGTTGTGTCCGATGGACGTATTATTAAAACAGGCACAAAAGAACTCGCCTTAGAACTAGAAGAAAAAGGCTATGATGATGTTGTTGCTTCGGCAATGGTGGGGGTTTAA